The region caagcaaaagaaaatttggTACGGCACCACTTGTACAGGTCAAAGTccccaaatattagaaaaaataggtGAAACGTTGTCTTTCCTAAGTTCCTGTCCCACGGGATTAAGTAATTAATGGAAAAGTGACGTCAAAGACCAGTGTCGGATTAGCAAGTACATTAATTGCCCATGCTTAGCCGAAAATACAGGAGAAACactttattttatgaattacaACGAAAGCAAATATTATATAGATTAGTAAATAACAACTTATAagtgcctctctttttttctgacAGAGAACATGTTAAGATTAGTTTGTACAAGAGATGCAAATTAAAGTTTTCGGTCTGGAAATTAATCAAGTTGATATCTTCTCTGTGGTGATCAATGAAAATTGGAAAGAAAGAACTGGATCGGGGCCTGGCTAGGAGATATGAAGTAATATAAGGTGATGCGTGAGGGTATATATAGGCAGTTGTTTCTTGTGATAATATTTATGCGTGCCATGATCAGTTGATGGATCTTATAGACTCATCATGTTAATTACTCTTCCTTAATTTCAACCCCAGCAGGGAAATTAATTTACCTCGGATGAAGAAATAATTTCTGTATTCTATCTCCAGTGATTCTTGTAACAGATATATTGTGAGCTTCAAGTTTGAGTATGTACCTGGTCTTCATCCAAAGCATTATCCCGGTTACAGTTTTGTGGGTACGAGCCATCTTCATTCTGAGGCCAAAGTCCATGAATGCCGAAATCTGCAACTGGTTTTCCAGTCCTTGGATAGCAACAGCTATGTTTTGTGTCACAGTATGATCCTGGCCACTGCATGAACATGCATACAGATAATCAATCAGCATTCAGCAATTAGTTGAAGAGATAAGAAAAATCTCAAAGCTAGGAAGGAAGATTAAGAGAATCGTTCGGAACGCATAATCATTAATATGCATCTAAGTACCTGGCTGGCTAAAgtatatattaatgaaaaaaaaatgtactcGTATATATATTAGCTAACCTGTTGAACGAAgtagaaaaaaccaaaatcctCGGCAATACAAAGAACTGAAAGGTATTGTATAATCGCAAGCTTGATTAAGATTGAAAAGTTGAGTTTCATCTTCATTAATACAACTTCTTGACTTGGATTACTTAACGAACTCTTGTTTTAAAGATAGATTTTAGAATTCGAATGCAGTTTGGGGTTGAGTCCGGAAATGTATATTTATAGCCAGTTAACGGAATATGAGATAAAGACGTCAGAATATGCTTTATTCAGctcttagttttattttatttttttattacgtCTTCCCGTGCTTAACGTTCTTCCCACGTTAGTCCTGTGTATTGGGCTTGCCTgttcatatttattttcctattaATTATTGATGCCGTTTTAGCCCCTAAATTGCGTGGTTAATTATTTCGTTAATTATTTCGATTCTCCACAATTAGCTTTTTGCAAGCGAGTAAATAAGAGAGAATATTCCTGATGGATTTTCtactacatatattttttaattcacatATAAATATGCGAGACATCCATCCATAAATTATGTCTAGAAATATATCCATGCATGATATTTTCATGTATAAATTGATCTTTATTTGCAAGTATTTTTGGGTCGTGTTTCtataaaattacagtttagtcatTATGATGAAGAAATATAAGATTAGATCCATATATTATAACTCTTAGTTACTAACCATTTAATGGTTCATTAgatagttttttctatataatactTATAATATATTGTGATGAGTAATTGCAATTGCAACTGTCCATTAATTACattacaattctaaaaattacataatcaaatatagaaataatataACCAACCATTACATTTTATGATCCATTCATCCGACCAAACATATCAtaagaatttaaataatttttttaataagaattaaTCATATGTATGCATATATATTctccatatgcatgaattttatcatatattaaaaaaaaggttcgcACTTTATAGTGCGGAGTCTTACAATTAGGAAACAATAACTAACGAGAAAGAGTTTCCGTGAAGGCTTGAACTTCAATTTTTAACACATTGCATTGCTAGGCAagagatgttttgtttttttttttttttggtctcctgtcTCTTCGAGGAAAGTACATGAACATGAACGATAACAACGTAATGCTAGCGTGTCAAGCCTCCAGCCTTATCATACAAATCTTACTATAACGCTTTTATTTAGGATTCGATGCCTTTTTCTATcgaaagtttaaaaatattatataatatatgtaaggactatggacaccacttatctccacattggtatgatattgtccactttgggcctaagccctcatggatttgctcttgggctatacccaaaaggcctcataccaatggagatatttatccatccttatatacccatgatcctccccatttctagccaatgtgggactttggtcgTATACCCAACAATCCTCCCCTCGAACAAAGGACCACCGAGCCTCCCCTCAAACCGATCATTCATCCGTCTACTCTCAACCAACCaggattcttcattctctacttcaccgtgttgggatcaggacacgtccatgaagcatccggagagcactacctgacttgagagtttgctctttctaggtcaactcctcttcaccgtgttgggatcaggacacgtccatgaagggAGCACACCGCCTATCCAATAGAGCTGCTCCATGGAGCACATCGTGATTAGGGGCCCACCACCTTCTGTTCGGCATTCCGAGGATTCATCCATCATGGCTAACTCCGGGggcctggctctgataccacttgtaaggactatggacaccacttatcttcacattggtatgatattgtccactttgggcctaagccctcatggatttgctcttgggctatacccaaaaggcctcataccaatggagatatttatccatccttatatacccatgatcctccccatttctagccaatgtgggactttggtcgTATACCCAACAATATATATGCAGTCAGATCATGTAGGCTAATTGCTTATTACCTACTAATTATTAATTACGTGGAGATCAAACAGTTGGTTAGAAACAGCAATGAATCAATCATgttaactaaaatatatatatatatatatatatatatatatatatatatatatagttaaataaactgGAATCTGCCAGTTCAATTCCAAAGTATATTTAGAGGGTTAATGAGAGTGTGGTGTAGTTAGATgtggtagggtttttttttttaatgtacaaCCTATTTACCGTAtaattccttgttttttttaggttccataaataaaaataaaaaaataatatgtaaaactagctttaaataatttatttttttttgcggTTTAAATAGGTGGCGAGTTAAAGGTATTGAAAAATTCAATCCAACTTTTATACAAGTTGATGGAGGGAAGCATTTTGGCCCGCCTACGGTCTACAGCACGTGGCCTTATTTAATACAGCTTTGGATGCTACTATTTCTTTTTCCGATCTCAGGACAGCGTCCGATGGTGGTCCAGTGCAGGAGAGAAGATCTGAAGCTATCTTAATGTTAGGTGGAGAAATTTCTGCTTGGCCAATGCAGCAGCCCAACTTCTGTCTCTTCCTGGCGTCATAAATAATTCCAGATTGCATTTGCTTTCAGATTAGTGTAAACCCATCCAAGAATCAGTCCATACTCCTAAGATAGAcccaagaaatattaaaatcacaaTGGAGATGGATAAATAATGAAGCCATGGAAGTGACGTCCGCGTCTCCTGCAATGCCCACCTACCTGAACAGCCATTTCATCACCTTCAGCTGGAGGACATTAAAAGGTCTTGTCTTTGCTTGCAAATAACTTATTTGCACACATGGATAGGTATACTTAAAGCAAACAAAGATGTGTAACAGTTAATTTAATCATATTCAAAGTGAGTTTCATACATAGTCTTGGTTTAAGCATGGTATAAGAGCATCTCTAATGAAAGATGCTACTTCAAAGaggtaaattaataaaataatattttgaatagtataaatatagttttttttaccatgtATACTCCAATGAAAAATAACCATTTGAAAAGCCAATTTTATtagagtaaaataaataaatgtattattttttttaataattttgatgttattttttttccacatgaCTATATTTAATAAGCTTATTATTTTGTTGGCTCCATTTTGTTAGTTTTGACTCTTTTAAGAGATGTGTaggaataatatttataaaaaataaaaagcattttaatattttgtttgagtttttccttggagtatgaattacaaataaagaaaagcaaaaatattacttttttttatttttagttatttatttagcAGTTCCGTTCTAATATTATTGTTTCTACTTTGAGTGCTTTGCTATCGATTTTAAAGTAGATTGCATTTTCTTATGATTATGGATTGAATTATAACACCAAAAAGTTTGAATATCAAAGTGAAATTAAGAAGTTTAATGCTTGATAAATAActttgtgaagaaaaaaataagaaagaaaggtTTCATTTTTAATTCTGCCCAAAGACAATTTtgtccaaaaacaaaattatcttttgaCCTTCTACTTTATAACAACGTATTTAAGACATGATTGCAATAACGTACGgtttattgaattatatttcaatCTCTTGACTATCAGTGACAGTTTTTTTTACGATCAGATCAGATGtaatgaaattgtcttttcataTATACAACGAACGAttgcaaacaaacaaataatttagaGTGATTATATCGATCtataactataaattaattaattaaaaagtcaTGCCAGAAGATCATATATTTATGTAAGCTCTTTGAGATTCTTACAAAGTAAAATCTCTAGTATCACTCCTAAATCAACCAACTCCTAATATATATTTGCTTGAAACCCAATAACAATTATTTGATGATGTAAATAATCCTCCAGAGATAATGATATTTATGTTGCGTAGACATGCGTTCAGCACATGTTCTTCCAACACGATTTCACATTTCCGTCGATATAAGAATACTGGGCAcatgtttcttttaaaaaaatgcaacacCCTGCTAACGGGTTACTGATAGAAAAATATGTATGAGCATATAATACGATGATCCGCTTCTCTTGGATCAAGTTCTGATAGGCATACTTATGAAAACTGATCCGGCTAGAGAGATTGATCTGGAATTTGAAACACGGAaacaaacttgaaaatataataattatattatattttataaaatccaaacaaacctgaaatataataattatactacATTCTATgtctcatatttattttatagtctatattcatataaattgtttttttattttttaatgtgagataattatatataacttatatatttataaaaattgtttcttaattttttttttccaatgtaaGAGCCTATAtccatgtaaattttttaataattatatatttaattaaataaataaataaatatttgataacaATGTCCAAATATAACACAATGCAGAACTTAAAAAGAATGTACAAGATAAAAtcctaaaaatgataaaagccACGAACCAAGAACGAGCACTTTTCATCTCTtgcaaaaaaaagttaaagtcCTAACATACAAATGTTGCCATGTAAAGCAAGATAAGCATTTTGCATTGTCATATCTTGACCAAGGACAAAggacattttcattttttttcttacgtgTAGGGTGTGTGCATGGATTAATGCAAGATTCCAATGGGTATTTCTTTGTTCTCATGCAGCAGAGACCACATGCCCTTAGGCCCcgagtttctttctttttttcgaTAACTTAAGGAAATGGCAGTTTGCAAATTGATGATCCATGCAAGGAGATAAGAGTAGTGttcaaactttctttttttttacagccTGAACTTCACACCCTTGAACCTGACGGTTAATAACCAAAATCATGCAAATGACCCAGCAGAACCTTTAATGCCTCTCACCCAAAGGCATCTCCTCTCACAGCAGCTAGCAAAATGATTGTTCAATTTCCCCGATGGTGATAGTGGTGAGAGACCAAGAATGAGGGAGTGTTGGTtctgattttgtttctttttgtttttgtttttattttcttggaagCTGTGATTTGGTTTCCAGTGAATCCttttggaagaaaaacaaatatcaggGAACGCTTAGGGGTTCAACAGAGGTCCCTCTCCTCCCTTTGAAGCGGATTCCACTCGGTTTTATAAGGGACTAAAAGAATCATATCCAAACAAAAATCCAATCATCTgatcttcttttgattttcctcTTTTTCCTCTCCAACTAGACACTTTGACTGGAGACAACTACAACTCAAATATATTCCGCGTTTGATGAAAAAAGGACACCAACAGTCTTGCCATTGTTGGACTGTTGAAGATGGGTTATCTTCGCATCAGAGGAGCATCATGGGGGCGAAGAACCAAACTAAGAGATTTGAAGGTGGTGATTTGGGCTATGATTTGGGAAAGATCTGGTTCATTTTGGCAGGAAAGTTGGGTTGAACCAAGGCCATTTTAATGGCTTCTCAGCAGTTCTTTATGGTTTAACAGGAAGAAGAAAGTGAACCGTGGTCGAATGACATGTCGTTCGAGTTCTTGGTTAAAATCAGACGACGAGTCGTCCTCTAGGGGGATTCAGGTTAAATTAAAGTTAGTTTTCAGTTTGCCCCCTGAGATTCTGAAACCTTACAATTAAGCCCAAAACTGTTCTTATCTTTGATAATTGTTTCAATTGCACCCCTGGAATTATGCAATTGGACTCTTGAAGTTCTGCATTCCTTGCAAAGTAGTCcttagtttaaaatttcttcaatcaattgACTATTCAAactcttaattcttttaaatttacccTGATAAAGTCAATTCAACCATTTAGAACCTTAATGCCTATTCATTTCGGTCCCTAGACTTTTATTCCTTGCAATTATGACCAGAATTGATTCATGAACTttgatacttttttaattaaacccccGATTGCATTAATTAAACCAAATCAAAGTTCAATTAACTCCTTAAACTTATTaatgcttttaattttgatcaaattgacTTCTAAACTTTACAGTTTTTTCCATGTTGGTCCTTAAACCTTCAACTTGTGTAATCTTGGTTGgtattctcaatttatttttcaatattttctcaaTAGAACATCAAATCATGTATCTATCTATCGTTTTAAATAGTTATCCATGCTTGATTAATCtaggtttattattattattattattgaaaaaaatgagaatttggggaaaaaccaaaattgaattATGAAAATTTACATAAAATTTTTTCATGGTCATAGATGCCAGTGAGTGTTCGCTGTGAAACTTTTCTGAAAGcacatatttttatctttgtatCTTGTTTTCTGCATTTTCAATGATGATTATAGTATTTTATTAGTTCACTGGTAGGGGCCCACAGGGGTGGAGGGGGCCTTCGCCACTCCGGATTCAAGAAGTTTTCATTATATCTATGGTCAACGCTTAAAATGTCCACTTGTATATTTTGTtctatacattttaatttttataattcattttgatttctatacatatatatctactttcttttcttccctcCATGCACCTCTTCTAAATTTATCAACTAGACTCttcttgtttaatatttttacaagctacacatataagaaaaatcaagatgtcttttttataatttaacgtGTCACGCATgctttcaatttattatttgcAACTAAATTTTCAgcctttattttagtttaataattCAAATACACGTTCCaaattcttttattgttttatttaatatcatatgACTACTAGGGTaatcaatttgaatttataatatttttgcatACATGAACACATTCTGTTTGTtggaggatatatatatatatatatatatatatatatatatatatatatatatatatatatataggaatgttttcttttaatttgaaaccaacactaaaaaagttatcaattaaaaatatgtttaatcaATCCCTAAACAGTGCCAAccgtaagaaaaatattttaatattatgaaggaatatttttttatatattactaGCTACTAATATTATTGTCACAACCATTCATTAtcgatataattattattttattattattttaccatAATCCTTCACCATACCATAAAAATCACCCTATCACAATTATCATCAATCACTTATTAATGACATAACCACTATTTTATGTCATCACATCAATTATATAACACCAATACTATAATCACCACCATTATTTCTATACGCTCATCAACATTGGTGCTTCAcaataaactaattattattattatcatcaccaTTATCATATTAACCATTATcctataattattatcattaccacCAATAATCCAAGTATTACAAAAATTACAATGATAATCACCATTAATGTCATAATCATAATTATCTCTATTATCACAatatttgttataaatattataacattcTCATCTATTATcatcattcaaaaaaattattatacaaaaaaatatttttcttgatacaTCTAAATACCCAgaaagttttcttcttttttttttaacaaaacaaggTATCCTAAAAAAGTATATACAACATGTGTGATGGCTAcatttgacaaaaaataaagcttCTCCACCGACTGACCGACCGGCttctttataattataaactgcCCATCTTCAGACTTCAGAAGCAAGTTTGGACCGATCTATATGtgtttgtgatttttaaaaatatcttcagACTTCAGAAGCAAGTTTGGACCGATCTATATGtgtttgtgatttttaaaaatagttttttttttaattctagttatgatttaaaaagaaaaggcatgtCTCCATCAGATGATTTTTTAGATGTAAGATAAATGAAAAGTAtggttattataattttttataaaatctaaatctaaaatataattatataggaGTCCATGTAAAAAGcaaaaactatttaaataataaaaacagttTTTTCCTTACAgttaattaaaaaccaaaaattaccGTAATACCGATCGGTATCTTAGGCTCTTAGCAAGGAAGGAGGGCAGATTGCTGTTGGTGAGCTTTaccctttgtttttctttcacaaATTAACCTGTCGGTAAAATTTACCTGGTGTTATCGGACGTCGGtgggtttttttcttaacaGTCAAACATATTTACGTGGTTATTTGTTAGTGTTGGAAAATTAATCTAACTAATACATTAATAGCTAACTTATTTCTCATTACACCCATGACTTGTTTGTGGTTAGTTACTAAAATTAAAGCCATTGCCAATAATGCGCCAAACCTTtgaatgactgaaagaaagactttatactgttttttcttgagaaaaagaaaaacccacaTTGACATATTAGCTTGAACTCGCTAGGAAAACAAATACATCGGTCACTGAGACGACGACTGTGATAAAATGAACTATCAGTGAATAATAAGACGAAAGGACACATATCAATTCAGTCTAAATCAAGGGTCTAAAAAGAAGGAAACTCAATCTCTGAGCCACATTTTCCTTTGGGAAACACTGGACATTCGATGAGATTTTTCCCAGTAGTATCCACGCACAGGTAAATTTGATAAAGTTGACTGTTCCCTGATGCATCAGTATTGCACTCTATCCATGGAGTAAATCCTACTGCCTCTTGTATAGCTCTTTTAATATTGCTCATGCTGTATGATCCTCCATCTGGGTTTATTCCTGTAACATTTTTACCCTCCAACCATTAGCTACCATAGTACTaaagatcaaaagaaaaaaagaaatagtcaAGGTACAACTCTAAAAGGGGCCGGTGAATgtgaaaatgaagaagatttACCTGCACTTGCTAGAGCCTGAAGGAGTTTAGCCTGCTTTTGCAAACTGAGGGCTGCTTGGAAGTATCCGTGTTGGTCAAGAACAGACTCGGAGCATGTCCCATGCTTTTCCCATTCATGTGTCCAAAAGCTTACTCCATTGCCGCTTGGGCAAGCGAGTGTTGGCCAATTCTTTTGCATACTGCTCCTGAGGTCGGCAACCTGTACCATGGCCAAAAGATAAAGGACATACAAAGAAAGAACGAAAGAATTCAACTGAAACTAAATGATTAGCATCAATGTCCTCTCACCGAGAGGTCTTGATCATTCAAAGAAAAGCATATCAGACAAACAGGGTATATGTGTGCTTTAATGTTCTTGTCATTTTGTGGGCTGGATTTATGATGAGAATTTTGAGTGGTTTAATTTGTGACATTACCCGTCCCAGTAGTATCATTTCATTATTATAAAGATATCCTCGTGGTTTCGATTTAGTAACTGAGTAGTATGGTTTGGTCTCTTGAGCATAAGAGGTTCCTCCCTCTATAGTCAAtacatttcttaaattttattttgacttttaAGATATGGAGGAAcatgtgataattttttattgattttaattaaaaaaagattaaaaattgaaaaaatttattaaaaaatgatatttttatttatatacatctggatatctttatcttttctatttttttttatctcaaccagaatcttttattttaaaaagtaaaaattaattatttttttatcacaaacTAATTATCAAATACTACAATAATCATTTGGgtcttgtaaataaataaataaaatagtctAGTAATCCTCTATGAAAAAACTATGAATTTATTGATGAAACACACCTGATAGAatagaagtttattttttttcattgccatGATTTCTCACTTTAGTTTTTCATGAAAGTctttatgaataaataaataaaaaattgtgaaaagatattttcaaatccatcataaaataaataaaaaattaacaatgattTTTAAACATCCTTTtggatttctaaaataaaatggaaaaaaattaaattaaatttttttataaaatgtttccatatagataaataaaaaaaatcaatggcaaactttttttaatatttttcatgaattataaAATCACAAACTTCGGATCTGTgcataaaaccataaaaaccctttttgagtaataagataaaaaaatcatatattatacTGGAAAATAAgattacaattttataaaataaaaataaaaaagttaagaaattaaGTGGGGCCAAGTAAGGTGATGAGTTAGATGTCCCTTCACATTCGACTCTAGTCAAACTAGATTGGATTTTATCTGACTCTCAGTTAAACCGGAAAAAGGATAATACCATATACCCGACGAGCGAGGTGAAATTGTTACCCCTAACCTACCGACCGGCGACGTAACTGAACAAAGTGAAACTAAAAAGGCGTGTTTACATACGATACCAAAAATACCCCTATCGTTATTAAGCCAATTCTGAGCTGTGTTGATGGGCTACGCCATGGACAGTAAGGAGCAGGAGGTCTCCAAGTCTAAATGACAGCCAAGAGATGGGAGTAGCAGTGTTCTTAATTCGCCAGAGGCATATAATAAATATCGAAGGAAGCTTATTTCCATGAAACAGACTTGCAAAAATAAGCATCTAACAGTCTAAATAAGTAACGGGAAAAGGAAGAAATGGTGGGgttcttttttgcttttaaacaaaacatgttTATGAAAATGGCTTTTAGTGCCTGCAGTGTATCTAGCGTGTACGGAATAACAGCCAAGACATTGAACCCACAAGAGATTCACGGTTACTATAAGATCAATGATCATTGTTCTAACCTGTCGATTACCACAAAACGAAAGTGGATTAATAAAGCCTActtaattattcaatataaaatcttgatcTTTTCTGCGttacctattagtatatattatTTAGAAGAAACAAGATTTCAGCCAATGAATTAAAATACTCAGGACACATCCTTTCCTATAAAATTCGTATTATCTGTCACAACAGCGCATATATTGGTTATGAATGAAAAGAGGGAAAATCTCGATCAAGAAAAGAACCAGTCCTGATTTGCAGAGATTAATAGAAGTACAGGGATCTTATGACAACCCATTTTGAAGATGATTTCAAAGGCAAAACTGTAAATTATGGAGTGCAAAGTACCTTATCTGGATTGAAGGGGTTTTTGGAATCGCAGTTTTGTGGGTAGTTCCCATCCTGGTAATTAGGCCAAAGCCCATGAATGCCAAAATCAGCTGCAGGTTTCCCAGTAGTTGGGTAGCAACAACTTTGCTTTGTGTCACAGTATGATCCAGGCCACTGCATCACAACAGTAGCCATTAacgaagaggaaaaaaaagagagagagacagggAGTTCATAAGAAACTCAACGTTGCTGATCAGTTGTGAAGCCAGGATTAGTGTAGAATCTTTCATATATCAAAGACTAGACTAATTTACCTGCTGAACAAAGTAGAAGAAATCAAATTCCTGTGAAACACAAAGGACTGATAGGCACAAGAGTACCAAAAGCTTGATCAAAGTTGCAGTCCTATTggctttcatcttttcttttaccTTGGTGGTGAAATGGGTTTCGAGCCTTCTAAAATGTGATCTGATTGTGCAACACTAGGATGCTATGAACTGTATTTATAGGCCAATCAGGAAAGCTTTGTATTCAGATTTCACAGTATCTACTACACAGGATATACTTTCCAACCTTGTCAATAACGTGTGAACATTTCCCTGTTAAGTTTACATGTACGTCGGCTCTCCGTCTAATATAGCCTATATTCTATGAACTGATTTGCATCTCATTATTTGTGAAAGGGAAATCTATTCTTAAGTTCATCCCAAGTATGAttgatcttttgt is a window of Populus nigra chromosome 10, ddPopNigr1.1, whole genome shotgun sequence DNA encoding:
- the LOC133705058 gene encoding ribonuclease 1-like; its protein translation is MKANRTATLIKLLVLLCLSVLCVSQEFDFFYFVQQWPGSYCDTKQSCCYPTTGKPAADFGIHGLWPNYQDGNYPQNCDSKNPFNPDKVADLRSSMQKNWPTLACPSGNGVSFWTHEWEKHGTCSESVLDQHGYFQAALSLQKQAKLLQALASAGINPDGGSYSMSNIKRAIQEAVGFTPWIECNTDASGNSQLYQIYLCVDTTGKNLIECPVFPKGKCGSEIEFPSF